The following coding sequences lie in one Myxococcales bacterium genomic window:
- a CDS encoding DUF433 domain-containing protein, protein MDLLGRITHDPAVMGGRPCIRGLRVTVGTVVGLLASGKTAEQVLTAYPYLERDDIQAALSYAAWRTEEVDVPLSDR, encoded by the coding sequence ATGGATCTCCTCGGCAGGATTACCCACGACCCCGCGGTAATGGGCGGACGCCCGTGCATTCGTGGCTTGCGTGTGACCGTCGGCACGGTCGTCGGTCTGCTTGCTTCCGGCAAAACCGCCGAGCAGGTCCTTACCGCCTATCCCTATCTGGAGCGCGACGACATCCAGGCCGCGCTGTCGTACGCTGCGTGGCGAACCGAAGAGGTTGATGTGCCGCTCAGCGACCGATGA
- a CDS encoding DUF5615 family PIN-like protein: MKLLVDMNLSPLWVAFLAAHGVDAVHWSSVGAPNAPDVQIMTHARDHGLVVFTHDLDFGVLLALTRSAGPSVLQVRTQAVMPEDIGDLVLRVLSTFTGALSKGALVTVDHAAARVRVLPLR; the protein is encoded by the coding sequence ATGAAGCTGCTCGTCGACATGAACCTGTCACCTCTGTGGGTCGCGTTCCTGGCGGCCCACGGAGTGGACGCCGTGCACTGGAGCTCGGTCGGCGCCCCGAACGCGCCAGACGTCCAAATCATGACCCACGCGCGCGATCACGGTTTGGTCGTTTTCACGCATGATCTCGACTTCGGTGTGCTGCTGGCACTCACCCGGAGCGCGGGCCCGAGCGTTCTTCAGGTCCGCACGCAGGCCGTAATGCCAGAAGATATCGGGGACCTTGTCCTCCGTGTCCTGAGCACGTTCACCGGCGCACTCTCGAAGGGCGCACTCGTGACCGTGGATCACGCCGCGGCTCGCGTTCGAGTACTGCCCCTCCGCTAG
- a CDS encoding putative toxin-antitoxin system toxin component, PIN family: MLVVLDTSVLVAAWRSRLGASFELVRLLRAGRFEIAVSVPLVVEYESALLRHMSPGQRPSHVTAFIDYLCLVAHKQDVFFLWRPLLNDPNDDMVVELAMASRAGAIITHNVRDFVPAAGLGVRALAPAQFLLHLQGR; the protein is encoded by the coding sequence GTGCTGGTCGTTCTCGACACGTCTGTCCTGGTCGCAGCGTGGAGGTCGCGACTTGGGGCCTCCTTCGAGCTGGTTCGGTTGCTTCGTGCCGGTCGGTTCGAGATAGCGGTCTCCGTCCCGCTCGTGGTGGAGTACGAATCCGCGCTCCTGCGACACATGTCACCCGGTCAGCGTCCGAGCCACGTCACCGCGTTCATCGACTACCTCTGTTTGGTCGCCCACAAGCAGGACGTGTTCTTCCTGTGGCGACCGCTGCTCAACGACCCGAACGACGATATGGTCGTGGAACTGGCGATGGCCAGTCGTGCCGGCGCGATCATTACCCACAACGTGCGCGACTTCGTCCCGGCCGCGGGACTGGGAGTCCGCGCGCTTGCACCGGCTCAGTTTCTCCTTCACCTTCAAGGACGGTAG
- a CDS encoding toxin-antitoxin system HicB family antitoxin: protein MSTLSLRLPESLHRKLAEVAEREGISLNQLISSAAAEKLAALMTEEYLERRAARATRRKFDAALAKVPSTKALPGDELPAEYRKRSRRRAV, encoded by the coding sequence ATGTCGACACTCAGCCTGAGGCTCCCGGAATCCCTTCACCGCAAGCTTGCCGAGGTTGCGGAGCGGGAGGGAATTTCGCTCAACCAGCTCATTAGTTCCGCTGCCGCAGAGAAGCTCGCTGCACTCATGACCGAGGAGTACCTCGAGCGTCGCGCTGCTCGGGCAACTCGCCGGAAGTTCGACGCGGCGCTCGCGAAGGTTCCGAGCACGAAGGCGCTTCCCGGAGATGAGCTCCCCGCCGAGTACAGAAAACGCTCGCGTCGACGTGCGGTCTAA
- a CDS encoding PIN domain-containing protein, with product MNVLVDSSVWSHAVRRSAPRGTPEERELVELIREGRVVIIGPIRQELLSGIKTPEQYRGLLDRLRAFPDVELSHEDFEEAASCFNKCRGRGIQGSNTDFLICAVALRRGFTVFSTDADFGHYARVLHIRLHRARREA from the coding sequence GTGAACGTTCTCGTCGATTCGTCGGTTTGGTCACACGCGGTTCGCCGCAGCGCGCCGCGGGGAACACCAGAGGAACGCGAGTTGGTGGAGCTGATCCGCGAGGGGCGGGTCGTCATCATTGGGCCAATCCGGCAGGAGCTGCTTTCGGGGATCAAGACTCCCGAACAGTACCGAGGGTTGCTCGACCGCTTGCGGGCGTTTCCAGACGTCGAGCTTTCGCACGAAGACTTCGAAGAAGCAGCCAGTTGCTTCAACAAATGCCGCGGACGCGGAATTCAGGGTTCGAACACAGACTTCCTGATTTGCGCTGTGGCATTGCGTCGTGGCTTCACCGTGTTCTCGACAGACGCCGACTTCGGGCACTACGCACGAGTCCTGCACATCAGGCTCCATCGAGCGCGTCGGGAGGCGTGA
- a CDS encoding type II toxin-antitoxin system VapB family antitoxin, with translation MATNLAIDEKLLDEALRVGGHPTKKATVTEALLEYIQRRKQGQIVELFGKIDVDPAYDYKKQRRRK, from the coding sequence ATGGCAACGAACCTGGCCATCGACGAGAAGCTTCTGGATGAAGCCCTGCGCGTGGGCGGGCACCCGACCAAGAAGGCGACCGTGACCGAAGCGCTGTTGGAGTACATTCAACGGCGGAAGCAGGGCCAAATCGTGGAGCTGTTTGGCAAGATCGACGTCGACCCAGCCTACGACTACAAGAAGCAACGGCGAAGGAAGTGA